The following coding sequences lie in one Apium graveolens cultivar Ventura chromosome 1, ASM990537v1, whole genome shotgun sequence genomic window:
- the LOC141673287 gene encoding cell division topological specificity factor homolog, chloroplastic-like, which translates to MAITGDFRVSTALRPYIYPPFRNSLHRSKVEYTGFLEGGLSASGRTVRWPQFVVDNRSIRCNFRRPIAYDGEYKVSSGSISQEAENFLINAINMTFIERLNLAWKIIFPSPASKRKSNANIAKQRLQMILFSDRCAVSDEAKQKIVSNVVKALSDFVEIESQDKVQLNVSTDAAVGTIYSVTVPVRRVKSQYQEDDETGTITNVEYKDYGETSGSVDVKFDFYVPDEKHNEFRF; encoded by the exons ATGGCGATTACTGGAGATTTTAGAGTATCTACAGCATTGCGCCCTTATATTTACCCTCCATTTCGTAACTCTCTGCATCGTTCCAAG GTAGAATATACCGGCTTTCTTGAAGGAGGGCTGAGTGCTTCTGGGCGCACAGTCAGGTGGCCTCAATTTGTTGTTGACAACCGCAGCATCCGTTGCAATTTTAGAAGACCCATTGCTTATGATGGTGAATATAAGGTGTCCTCAGGTTCCATCAGCCAAGAAGCTGAGAACTTTCTCATCAACGCCATTAATATGACTTTTATTGAGCGTCTAAATCTGGCTTGGAAGATAATTTTCCCGTCACCAGCATCAAAAAGGAAGTCTAATGCAAACATTGCTAAACAGCGCCTACAGATGATCCTTTTCTCTGACCGTTGTGCAGTTAGTGACGAGGCAAAGCAAAAAATAGTGAGCAATGTAGTGAAAGctctatcagattttgtggagatAGAATCACAAGATAAGGTCCAGCTCAATGTTTCCACCGATGCAGCTGTTGGAACCATTTATTCAGTTACAGTGCCTGTCCGGCGAGTGAAATCACAATACCAAGAAGATGATGAAACCGGCACAATCACAAATGTCGAGTACAAAGACTATGGTGAAACTTCTGGTTCCGTTGATGTCAAGTTTGATTTTTACGTTCCAGATGAAAAGCATAATGAGTTTAGATTCTGA